A stretch of the Pseudomonas helvetica genome encodes the following:
- a CDS encoding acyl-CoA reductase, producing the protein MYLINGQLHDSLTPEAALDTLLPGLAQQLGQPPTSERVLQCADRFTQKLQAHHPPLELDEGQRLELIAFCQRSALSAKLERELGVQPRSLRRIAYDQPRFENWSPLGLVVHITPANAPLLGFCAVLESLLVGNINWLRPSSSDNSLSAQLLAAFLECDASGLLTNCVAVLPVDTDRLDLLCAHADGVSAWGGDAALKAIRRLVPSGCRWIDWGHKISFAYLSPEAVSPAALDALVDEVCRLDQQACSSPQWLLVDSDDPQTLHAIGGQLADAFERRASRWPALLPTAQEACEITTRIALARLDQSFADETGRVWSGDGWRIMWEHHRRLAPSPLFRTLLLRPMPNALIAESLLPWRTHLQSCALICTPRQTPSLVRQLLSAGVNRIAPPELIHDGYAGEPHDGVFALSRLTRRTSVTLPPQLSSNRATLDQPPGAPAQLNAYAVMNKTDFIAQSGSSDAQLFFRSGGTSSTPALAGYSYRDFSRQMRAAADGMFAIGLTPGQDRVMNLFYGGSLYGGLFSFSRILEQMGVTHFPMGGPHDDDFSEIAQLIVDQRINTLIGMPSTLQRLFFSEQDRLKAYGGVNKVFMGGEHSGNASRRLMERCGVSTIRSALYGSVDAGPLGHACPASADGVFHLMSDIQWLEIVNLEHDAPVEPGEVGRLLFTSRAREGQAIIRYEVGDTGRWLPGTCPCGLDTPRFELQGRHGRLLRIASDFVSISDLEEKAATQLQLLLDHDSNGTERLVVRAEHDPQTLRQRLLDIPVISTAVNNRLLELEVQRCSPDRFERNRHSGKVPLMIDLRTDFSASKHHN; encoded by the coding sequence ATGTACCTGATCAATGGCCAACTGCACGACTCACTCACACCTGAGGCGGCCCTCGACACGCTGCTGCCAGGATTGGCGCAACAACTGGGGCAACCACCGACCAGCGAAAGGGTTCTTCAATGCGCGGACCGTTTCACACAGAAACTGCAGGCCCATCACCCCCCCCTTGAACTCGATGAGGGGCAACGCCTGGAACTGATCGCGTTCTGCCAACGGAGCGCCTTGAGTGCAAAACTGGAACGTGAGTTGGGCGTGCAGCCGCGGTCACTACGGCGAATTGCCTACGATCAACCGCGGTTCGAAAACTGGTCCCCGTTAGGACTCGTGGTGCATATCACGCCGGCCAACGCGCCATTGCTGGGGTTCTGCGCAGTGCTGGAAAGCCTGCTGGTGGGTAACATCAACTGGCTGCGCCCAAGCTCCAGTGACAACAGCCTGAGTGCGCAATTACTGGCAGCGTTCCTCGAGTGCGACGCCAGCGGATTACTGACCAACTGCGTCGCTGTGTTGCCTGTCGATACCGATCGCCTTGATCTTCTATGCGCTCACGCCGATGGCGTCAGCGCATGGGGTGGCGACGCAGCGCTCAAGGCCATTCGCCGGCTGGTTCCCAGCGGGTGCCGCTGGATCGACTGGGGTCACAAGATCAGTTTTGCCTACCTGTCGCCAGAAGCCGTGTCCCCCGCAGCGCTGGATGCCCTGGTCGATGAAGTGTGTCGGCTCGACCAACAAGCGTGCTCCAGTCCGCAGTGGCTGCTGGTTGACAGTGATGACCCGCAAACCCTGCATGCTATCGGCGGACAACTCGCTGACGCGTTCGAACGCCGCGCCAGCCGCTGGCCAGCGTTGCTCCCCACAGCTCAGGAAGCCTGCGAGATCACCACCCGGATTGCCTTGGCGCGACTCGATCAAAGTTTTGCCGATGAGACAGGACGCGTCTGGTCCGGTGATGGATGGCGCATCATGTGGGAGCACCATCGCCGATTGGCACCTTCTCCGTTGTTTCGAACGCTGTTGTTACGGCCGATGCCAAACGCATTGATTGCCGAGTCCCTGCTGCCGTGGCGCACGCATCTGCAAAGTTGTGCTCTGATCTGCACACCCCGGCAAACGCCAAGCCTGGTCAGGCAACTGCTGAGCGCGGGCGTCAATCGAATCGCCCCTCCCGAGCTGATTCATGACGGCTATGCAGGAGAACCCCATGACGGTGTTTTCGCCCTGTCACGCTTGACTCGCAGGACCTCGGTAACCTTGCCGCCGCAGTTATCGAGCAACCGCGCAACACTGGACCAGCCCCCTGGTGCCCCGGCGCAACTGAACGCGTACGCAGTGATGAACAAGACGGATTTCATCGCGCAATCCGGTTCGTCCGACGCTCAACTGTTTTTCCGCTCAGGTGGTACCAGCAGCACTCCCGCCTTGGCTGGCTACAGCTATCGAGACTTTAGCCGGCAGATGCGCGCGGCGGCTGACGGCATGTTCGCCATCGGACTGACGCCGGGGCAGGATCGAGTGATGAATCTGTTCTACGGTGGCAGCCTCTATGGCGGGCTGTTCAGTTTTTCCAGGATCCTTGAACAGATGGGGGTCACGCACTTCCCCATGGGCGGCCCCCACGACGACGACTTCAGTGAAATAGCCCAACTGATTGTGGACCAGCGCATCAACACGCTGATTGGCATGCCCAGCACGTTGCAGCGCCTGTTTTTCAGCGAGCAGGATCGCCTCAAGGCCTACGGCGGGGTCAATAAAGTCTTCATGGGCGGCGAACATTCTGGCAATGCCAGCCGACGGTTGATGGAGCGTTGTGGGGTCTCGACGATTCGTTCCGCCCTCTACGGTTCTGTCGACGCCGGCCCTCTCGGTCATGCGTGCCCGGCAAGCGCAGATGGCGTTTTTCACCTGATGAGCGACATCCAGTGGCTGGAAATCGTCAACCTTGAACACGACGCTCCTGTCGAACCCGGCGAAGTCGGTCGTTTGCTCTTTACCTCGCGGGCACGCGAAGGTCAGGCGATCATCCGTTACGAGGTCGGGGACACTGGACGTTGGCTGCCAGGAACCTGCCCTTGTGGCCTGGACACGCCTCGATTTGAACTGCAAGGAAGACACGGTCGACTGCTGCGGATCGCTTCGGACTTTGTCTCGATCAGCGACCTGGAAGAAAAAGCCGCCACTCAACTGCAGCTCCTTCTTGATCACGACTCCAACGGAACCGAACGTTTGGTGGTGCGCGCAGAACATGATCCACAGACCCTACGTCAACGCCTGCTGGACATCCCCGTTATTTCAACAGCCGTGAATAACCGCCTGCTGGAACTTGAGGTTCAACGGTGTTCTCCCGACCGGTTCGAACGCAACAGGCACAGCGGCAAAGTACCCCTGATGATTGACTTGAGAACTGACTTTTCAGCGAGCAAGCATCACAACTGA
- a CDS encoding acyl-protein synthase → MIHLPHTDALCALPRPYCLDAVPPGLFDNSMRETSLFHCHHTPGYEHWLEANGLSASALDRLDDWSRLPPLYANYFKQRLLLSPTGQDALELTSSGTSGQKSRMRYDVRSITAAQNMVTRIFEHYDWISHTPCNYLLLSYEPVGAISLGTSYTDQFLCQYAPVNRVVYALRATGSGHEFDVFGVIEALQQFAIEGLPVRIFGFPAFLWQVLQRMQDLEAPDLELHPDSLVFLGGGWKTRASEEVPRQQLYSRIAQQLRIDASRCRDGYGAVEHAVPYIECANHHFHAPVYSKVFVRNPSDFAVQPYGKRGLLHFVSPYISSSPAHAVVMSDLATLHPAAACGCGLATDWFELHGRAGTSASRSCAMAAAELIGGA, encoded by the coding sequence ATGATTCATCTACCCCACACCGATGCCTTATGTGCATTGCCACGGCCGTATTGTCTGGACGCTGTCCCGCCAGGCTTGTTCGACAACTCGATGCGTGAAACCAGTCTCTTTCACTGCCATCACACCCCCGGTTACGAGCATTGGCTGGAGGCCAACGGCCTGAGTGCCAGCGCGCTGGACAGACTGGACGACTGGTCGCGCCTCCCTCCCCTGTACGCCAACTACTTCAAGCAACGCCTGCTGCTGAGCCCCACCGGGCAGGATGCCCTGGAGCTGACATCCTCGGGCACCAGCGGCCAGAAAAGCCGCATGCGCTATGACGTGCGAAGCATCACCGCGGCGCAGAACATGGTGACTCGGATCTTCGAGCATTACGACTGGATCAGCCACACCCCGTGCAACTATCTGTTGCTGAGTTATGAGCCTGTAGGCGCCATCAGCCTGGGAACCTCCTATACCGACCAGTTCCTGTGCCAATACGCGCCGGTCAACCGGGTGGTCTATGCGCTACGGGCCACAGGCAGCGGCCACGAGTTCGATGTGTTCGGCGTGATCGAAGCCTTGCAACAGTTTGCAATTGAAGGTTTACCGGTGCGCATCTTTGGTTTTCCTGCGTTTCTTTGGCAGGTCTTGCAACGCATGCAAGACCTTGAAGCACCCGACCTTGAGCTGCATCCCGATTCGCTGGTATTCCTTGGCGGTGGCTGGAAAACCCGGGCGAGCGAGGAAGTCCCCAGACAGCAACTTTATTCCCGGATTGCGCAGCAATTGAGGATAGATGCCAGTCGTTGTCGAGACGGGTACGGCGCTGTCGAGCATGCCGTGCCGTATATCGAATGCGCCAACCATCACTTTCATGCACCGGTTTACTCAAAGGTGTTTGTCCGCAACCCGAGCGACTTCGCCGTCCAGCCCTACGGCAAGCGGGGTCTGTTGCACTTCGTATCGCCTTATATTTCATCGAGCCCGGCACACGCCGTGGTCATGAGTGACCTGGCAACACTGCACCCCGCTGCCGCCTGTGGCTGTGGCCTGGCTACCGACTGGTTTGAGTTGCATGGCCGCGCCGGAACCAGCGCCAGTCGCAGTTGCGCGATGGCCGCAGCCGAACTGATCGGGGGAGCTTGA